In Macadamia integrifolia cultivar HAES 741 chromosome 5, SCU_Mint_v3, whole genome shotgun sequence, a single window of DNA contains:
- the LOC122080400 gene encoding disease resistance protein RUN1-like, translating into MAAHDGASSSSSSSSIPNTFDVFLSFRGEDTRNNFTVFLHKALITEGINAFMDSENLWGGEEIGPAVLQAIGRSKISIPIFSIGYADSKWCLLELAEIVQCHKSEGQIILPIFFDVDPTDVRHQTKSFIQSFKNHKDKFDDRTIEGWKKAMTMATERTGYELKQVNGNLLKLVDKVVDRALSELDCGRMGDIKYPIGLHDHVENLSLLLNAGSNDDVQFVGICGIGGIGKTTIAKAFYNNNYNRFISSCFLANIREEASGLKGLVPLQEQLLHIVSKKRVNGQVWNVHRGQQLIKERLQVENVLLILDDVDCISQLNALAIESNSFGRGSIIIITCRDEHILKVAKVDEGKIYWPKELDTNRSLQLFSLHAFSSDQPPEDYKQLSNDVLHLAGGLPLTLEVLGSYLCDIREKDVWQSVLRKLKRIPNNAVNKKLKISYDSLEDDEKSIFLDAACFFIGWRKEILISLWEACGFEPISTIKKLTQRSLLKFIANLRNSYDELRMHDQIQAMGRSIIYEENLMEPGKRSRLWHHDEILDVLKEHKETQSIEGILPPSNKLCWNVCLHMKDFEMMSKIRFLYLNGAHLEGDFPHLPSSLSWFSWWRCPSEIIPDISYLKRLVYMNLSNSRIRQAWTNNPQDEGQCFQKLKVLRLRFCDHLSVSPDFSWFPHLETLDLGCCKNMVNLHQTIGDLKSLVKLYLDDTEIEELPNSICQLTNLQFLNLSSCSSLQNLPKSIGDLRSLVTLSLDGTKIQELPNSICGLSSLQSLTLVCCKSLKKLPESIGDLKSLVTFSLDWTQIEELPSSICRLSSLQYLTLNWCSSLENLPESIDNLKSLVEFSIHGTKIKKLPIGVGLLEKLESSYIGWKSKNI; encoded by the exons ATGGCAGCACATGATGGggcttcctcctcctcttcctcctcttctatACCAAACACTTTCGATGTGTTTCTCAGTTTCAGGGGTGAAGATACCCGCAATAACTTCACTGTTTTCCTTCACAAAGCTTTGATAACAGAAGGAATCAATGCATTTATGGATAGCGAAAACCTTTGGGGTGGAGAAGAGATTGGACCGGCAGTCCTCCAAGCAATCGGGCGATCCAAAATCTCTATTCCTATCTTCTCTATAGGCTATGCAGATAGCAAATGGTGCCTCCTTGAACTGGCTGAGATTGTTCAATGCCATAAATCCGAAGGTCAAATAATTCTTCCCATATTCTTCGATGTTGATCCAACAGATGTTCGCCATCAGACCAAAAGTTTTATACAATCGTTTAAGAATCACAAGGATAAATTTGATGACCGTACCATAGAGGGATGGAAGAAAGCGATGACTATGGCAACAGAGCGAACGGGATACGAACTCAAGCAAGTAAATGG GAATTTATTAAAGCTGGTCGACAAAGTTGTTGATAGGGCTTTGAGTGAACTGGATTGTGGTCGCATGGGAGATATTAAATATCCTATTGGACTGCATGACCATGTGGAAAATCTATCACTTCTATTAAACGCTGGCTCCAATGATGATGTTCAATTTGTGGGAATATGTGGTATAGGAGGTATTGGGAAGACAACTATTGCAAAAGCTTTTTACAATAACAACTATAACAGATTCATTAGCAGTTGTTTTCTTGCAAATATTAGAGAGGAAGCATCCGGATTAAAGGGATTAGTTCCTTTGCAAGAGCAACTTCTTCATATTGTCTCCAAAAAAAGAGTCAATGGCCAAGTATGGAATGTTCACAGGGGACAACAATTGATAAAAGAAAGACTACaagttgaaaatgttcttcttattcttgatgatgtggattGTATTTCACAACTCAATGCTTTGGCTATTGAATCAAATTCTTTCGGTCGAGGTAGTATAATTATCATAACATGTAGAGATGAACATATTTTAAAGGTGGCTAAAGTTGATGAAGGAAAAATATATTGGCCCAAAGAGTTGGATACTAACCGATCTCTTCAACTCTTTAGTTTGCATGCATTTTCAAGTGACCAACCCCCTGAAGATTATAAACAACTTTCCAATGATGTGCTACACTTGGCGGGAGGATTGCCATTGACTCTAGAAGTTTTGGGTTCTTATCTCTGTGACATAAGAGAAAAAGATGTATGGCAAAGTGTCTTACGAAAATTGAAAAGAATTCCAAATAATGCAGTCAACAAAAAGTTAAAAATAAGCTATGATAGCTTGGAAGATGATGAGAAATCTATATTTCTTGATGCTGCATGCTTTTTCATTGGATGGAggaaagaaattttaatttctttgtgGGAAGCTTGTGGCTTTGAACCTAtatcaacaataaaaaaactCACTCAAAGGTCTCTCCTAAAATTTATTGCCAATTTGAGAAATTCTTATGATGAGCTACGGATGCATGATCAAATTCAAGCCATGGGAAGGAGCATTATCTATGAAGAAAACCTCATGGAGCCTGGTAAACGTAGTAGATTATGGCATCATGATGAAATCTTGGATGTATTAAAAGAACACAAG GAAACCCAAAGTATTGAAGGCATCCTCCCGCCCTCAAATAAATTGTGTTGGAATGTATGCCTACATATGAAAGACTTTGAAATGATGTCCAAGATAAGATTTCTCTACCTTAATGGAGCACATTTGGAAGGAGACTTTCCACATCTTCCTTCTAGCTTAAGCTGGTTCAGTTGGTGGAGATGCCCTTCGGAAATTATACCGGATATTTCTTATCTCAAGAGACTAGTTTATATGAACCTATCAAACAGCCGGATTAGACAAGCTTGGACAAACAATCCTCAGGATGAAGGTCAG TGTTTCCAAAAGTTGAAAGTTCTCCGCCTCCGATTTTGTGATCATTTATCTGTGTCTCCTGATTTTTCATGGTTTCCTCACCTAGAGACATTGGATCTTGGATGTTGCAAAAATATGGTCAATTTACACCAAACCATCGGCGATCTAAAATCTCTTGTCAAGCTTTACTTGGATGATACAGAAATTGAAGAACTCCCAAACAGTATTTGCCAATTGACTAACCTCCAATTTCTAAATCTCAGTTCATGCTCATCACTTCAAAACTTGCCTAAGTCAATTGGTGATTTAAGGTCTCTAGTTACACTTTCCTTGGATGGGACAAAAATTCAAGAACTCCCAAATAGTATTTGTGGGTTGAGTTCTCTCCAATCTCTAACTCTCGTTTGTTGCAAATCACTCAAGAAATTGCCCGAGTCAATTGGTGATCTAAAATCTCTAGTTACATTTTCCTTGGATTGGACGCAAATTGAAGAGCTCCCGAGTAGTATTTGCAGACTAAGCTCTCTCCAATATCTTACTTTAAATTGGTGCTCATCACTAGAGAATTTGCCAGAGTCAATTGACAATCTAAAATCTTTGGTTGAGTTTTCTATACATGggacaaaaattaaaaaactgcCTATTGGTGTTGGGCTGTTAGAGAAATTAGAGAGTTCTTACATTGGGTGGAaaagtaaaaatatttga